Proteins from a genomic interval of Brooklawnia cerclae:
- the dnaA gene encoding chromosomal replication initiator protein DnaA, which translates to MTAVSNHPDQASPDALAQAWRHVLSRADAGGRAWLRSSHPLTVHESTVMIAVPNEFTRERIETRLRSDIESVLSDFFHRSMRLAITIEPDLELNNPELSLGPAEQPAEPEVAPTELIRRPDAPVSPLRPDGTTPVVQPPQAPTPGDRTLEDRLNPKYTFDNFVIGSSNRFAHAAAVAVAEAPGKAYNPLMIYGESGLGKTHLLHALGHYVRDYYQNVKVKYVSTEELTNDFINAISENRTNEFRRTYRDVDVLLIDDIQFLESKIQTQEEFFHTFNTLHNAQKQIVMTSDRPPKALEALEPRLRSRFEWGLITDIQPPDLETRIAILKRKASAERLLVPPDVLEFIASRIQKNIRELEGALLRVTAFASLNRQDVDMSLAEVVLKDLIPVDGEAEVNVTMIISETAAYFGIEVDDLIGTSRTQTLVTARQIAMYLCRELTDLSLPKIGHEFGGKDHTTVMHADRKIRQLMRERRSVYNQVTELTNRIKNTRG; encoded by the coding sequence GTGACTGCGGTGTCTAACCATCCAGACCAGGCGAGCCCCGACGCTCTGGCACAGGCGTGGCGGCACGTGCTCTCGAGGGCCGACGCCGGTGGGCGTGCGTGGCTGAGGTCGAGTCATCCGCTGACCGTGCACGAGTCGACGGTCATGATCGCGGTCCCCAACGAGTTCACCCGCGAACGCATCGAGACCCGCCTGCGCAGCGACATCGAGTCGGTCCTCTCCGACTTCTTCCACAGATCCATGAGGCTCGCCATCACCATCGAGCCCGACCTCGAACTGAACAACCCTGAGTTGAGTCTGGGCCCGGCGGAGCAGCCGGCCGAGCCGGAGGTCGCCCCCACCGAACTGATCCGCCGTCCGGACGCTCCCGTGAGCCCGTTGCGTCCCGACGGCACGACGCCGGTGGTCCAGCCCCCGCAGGCACCCACACCGGGTGACAGGACGCTCGAGGACCGCCTCAACCCGAAGTACACGTTCGACAACTTCGTCATCGGCAGTTCCAACAGGTTCGCCCATGCCGCGGCGGTCGCGGTCGCCGAGGCCCCGGGCAAGGCCTACAACCCGCTGATGATCTACGGGGAGTCGGGGCTGGGCAAGACCCACCTGTTGCATGCCCTGGGCCACTACGTGCGCGACTACTACCAGAACGTCAAGGTCAAGTATGTGAGCACCGAAGAACTCACGAACGACTTCATCAACGCGATCTCCGAGAACCGGACGAACGAGTTCCGCCGTACGTATCGCGACGTGGACGTCCTGCTCATCGACGACATCCAGTTCCTGGAGTCGAAGATCCAGACGCAGGAGGAGTTCTTCCACACGTTCAACACGCTGCACAACGCCCAGAAACAGATCGTGATGACCTCTGATCGTCCGCCGAAGGCACTGGAGGCACTGGAGCCCCGTCTGCGCAGCCGGTTCGAGTGGGGCCTGATCACCGACATCCAGCCCCCCGACCTCGAGACGCGCATCGCGATCCTCAAGCGGAAGGCATCGGCCGAGCGACTGCTCGTCCCACCCGACGTGCTCGAGTTCATCGCCTCGCGCATCCAGAAGAACATCCGGGAGCTCGAGGGTGCGCTGCTGCGGGTGACGGCGTTCGCCTCGCTCAACAGGCAGGACGTCGACATGAGCCTGGCCGAGGTCGTTCTCAAGGACCTCATCCCCGTCGACGGCGAGGCCGAGGTCAACGTGACGATGATCATCTCGGAGACCGCGGCGTACTTCGGCATCGAGGTGGACGACCTCATCGGCACCTCCCGGACCCAGACGCTGGTCACGGCCCGCCAGATCGCCATGTATCTGTGCCGCGAGCTCACGGACCTCTCGCTGCCGAAGATCGGGCACGAGTTCGGCGGCAAGGACCACACCACGGTCATGCACGCCGACCGGAAGATCCGCCAGTTGATGCGCGAACGGCGCAGCGTCTACAACCAGGTCACCGAGCTCACCAACCGCATCAAGAACACCCGCGGCTGA
- a CDS encoding ABC transporter ATP-binding protein has protein sequence MSTTTPPAPAPDSTISAAHTEQLTKVYGRGDAQVVALDQVSVDFRKGQFTAVMGPSGSGKSTLMHCTAGLDSPTAGRVFIGDTEIGRLNDNNLTQLRRDRIGFIFQAFNLVPTLTARENIELPLAIAGRKPDPEWFDTIIRTVGLVDRLAHKPNQLSGGQQQRVACARALLSRPEIIFADEPTGNLDSASGTEVLGFLRRSVDELGQTIVMVTHDPVAASYADRALFLADGRIVDEIANPTRDAVLQQIARLDSHTHHAQRAAGSEA, from the coding sequence ATGTCGACCACCACTCCACCCGCTCCAGCACCCGACTCGACGATCTCCGCAGCGCACACTGAGCAGCTCACCAAGGTCTACGGCCGCGGGGACGCGCAGGTGGTCGCGCTGGACCAGGTGAGCGTCGACTTCCGCAAGGGGCAGTTCACCGCTGTCATGGGCCCGTCGGGTTCGGGCAAGTCCACCCTCATGCACTGCACCGCCGGTCTCGACTCCCCGACCGCGGGACGCGTCTTCATCGGCGACACGGAGATCGGGCGCCTCAACGACAACAACCTCACGCAGTTGCGGCGCGACCGCATCGGATTCATCTTCCAGGCGTTCAACCTCGTCCCCACTCTTACGGCGCGGGAGAACATCGAGCTGCCGCTGGCCATCGCCGGACGCAAGCCCGATCCGGAGTGGTTCGACACGATCATCCGCACGGTCGGACTGGTCGACAGGCTGGCCCACAAGCCGAACCAGCTCTCGGGCGGGCAGCAGCAGCGGGTCGCCTGCGCCCGGGCGTTGCTCAGCCGTCCCGAGATCATCTTCGCCGACGAGCCCACGGGCAACCTGGACTCGGCTTCCGGCACGGAGGTCCTGGGATTCCTGCGCCGCAGTGTCGACGAACTGGGCCAGACCATCGTGATGGTCACTCACGACCCGGTCGCCGCGAGCTATGCCGACCGCGCGCTGTTCCTCGCCGACGGGCGCATCGTCGACGAGATCGCGAACCCCACCCGCGACGCGGTCCTGCAGCAGATCGCGCGCCTCGACTCCCACACCCACCACGCCCAGCGCGCGGCCGGGAGTGAGGCCTGA